One region of Sus scrofa isolate TJ Tabasco breed Duroc chromosome 3, Sscrofa11.1, whole genome shotgun sequence genomic DNA includes:
- the IL27 gene encoding interleukin-27 subunit alpha isoform X1: MGQMADDLGWRLSLLLLSMLLARAGVWGFPRPPGRPPLSLQELQREFKVSLHLARKLLSEAESHLPGVNLDLLPLGEQLPNVSLNFQAWRGLSDPERLCFLSMTLRPFHTLLGGLGSQGFWTSSERMQLWAIRLDLRDLQQHLRFQVLAAGFNLPGQEEEENEAGKEMLPGAPGGPSKPAAQVSWPRLLYTYQLLRSLELVLSRAMRDFLLLSRAGNPAPALGFPTPSSPP; encoded by the exons ATGGGCCAGATGGCAGACGACCTTGGCTGGC GGCTCAGCCTTTTGCTGCTTTCCATGCTCCTGGCTCGAGCTGGTGTCTGGGGATTCCCGAGGCCCCCAGGGAGGCCCCCCCTGAGCCTGCAGGAGTTGCAGAGGGAGTTCAAGGTCAGCCTGCATCTCGCCAGGAAGCTGCTGTCTGAG GCTGAATCACACCTGCCAGGCGTGAACCTGGACCTGCTGCCCCTAGGAGAGCAGCTCCCCAACGTTTCCCTGAACTTCCAGGCTTGGCGTGGCCTCTCT GACCCAGAACGACTCTGCTTCCTCTCCATGACACTTCGCCCCTTCCATACCCTGTTGggggggctggggagccaggggTTCTGGACCAGTTCAGAGAGGATGCAGCTGTGGGCCATAAGGCTGGATCTCCGAGATTTGCAACAGCATCTCCGCTTCCAG GTGCTGGCTGCTGGATTCAACCTACCTggtcaggaggaggaggagaacgaGGCAGGGAAGGAGATGCTCCCAGGGGCTCCGGGCGGTCCCTCGAAGCCGGCAGCGCAGGTGTCCTGGCCGAGGCTCCTCTACACTTACCAGTTGCTACGCTCCTTGGAACTTGTCTTGTCTCGGGCCATGAGGGACTTTCTGCTGCTCTCCCGGGCCGGGAACCCAGCCCCGGCCTTGGGGTTCCCAACACCCAGCTCCCCACCCTGA
- the IL27 gene encoding interleukin-27 subunit alpha precursor (The RefSeq protein has 4 substitutions compared to this genomic sequence) translates to MGQMADDLGWRLSLLLLSLLLARAGVWGFPRPPGRPPLSLQELQREFKVSLHLARKLLSEVRVQARHFAESHLPGVNLDLLPLGEQLPNVSLNFQAWRGLSDPERLCFLSMTLRPFHTLLGGLGSQGFWTSSERMQLWAIRLDLRDLQQHLRFQVLAAGFNLPGQEEEENEAGRELLPGAPGGPSKPAAQVSWPRLLYTYQLLHSLELVLSRAMRDFLLLSRAGNPAPALGFPTPSSPP, encoded by the exons ATGGGCCAGATGGCAGACGACCTTGGCTGGC GGCTCAGCCTTTTGCTGCTTTCCATGCTCCTGGCTCGAGCTGGTGTCTGGGGATTCCCGAGGCCCCCAGGGAGGCCCCCCCTGAGCCTGCAGGAGTTGCAGAGGGAGTTCAAGGTCAGCCTGCATCTCGCCAGGAAGCTGCTGTCTGAGGTTCGGGTCCAGGCCCGCCACTTT GCTGAATCACACCTGCCAGGCGTGAACCTGGACCTGCTGCCCCTAGGAGAGCAGCTCCCCAACGTTTCCCTGAACTTCCAGGCTTGGCGTGGCCTCTCT GACCCAGAACGACTCTGCTTCCTCTCCATGACACTTCGCCCCTTCCATACCCTGTTGggggggctggggagccaggggTTCTGGACCAGTTCAGAGAGGATGCAGCTGTGGGCCATAAGGCTGGATCTCCGAGATTTGCAACAGCATCTCCGCTTCCAG GTGCTGGCTGCTGGATTCAACCTACCTggtcaggaggaggaggagaacgaGGCAGGGAAGGAGATGCTCCCAGGGGCTCCGGGCGGTCCCTCGAAGCCGGCAGCGCAGGTGTCCTGGCCGAGGCTCCTCTACACTTACCAGTTGCTACGCTCCTTGGAACTTGTCTTGTCTCGGGCCATGAGGGACTTTCTGCTGCTCTCCCGGGCCGGGAACCCAGCCCCGGCCTTGGGGTTCCCAACACCCAGCTCCCCACCCTGA
- the APOBR gene encoding apolipoprotein B receptor, producing the protein MCTHFPAWTGSSCGHYGKWAGLGVGMCEGETGEEEVSWVLGKPGLSWWVGTVTVSLLDTQTETDRMDFLRLHLPGLHQALRGALDSFSTFVSYLLGDEVPTAERREAWAAEELGEVAAGRLGRMVEEEAQEALEGLGGSQSKGERGLRGTGEAGRCPEGSSATEQTWGGGEGSSHGAQADRQDTGAWEAAKATRCQEFSVPLEARKKPEAGSEAGRDRRSQSQESQKADEQEVNRKETPRTWEWEEEEEFRAAEPGVARGAESEWTWHKEPEGKAGADGQKVAGDDDGSEQVVKEAAAEEVRGPGDRGAGREEEVVVVSGGQSTRAQGTQEAGAESEDGGTSGREEPGTISSREEAGATLGREEAGETSGREEAGTISDREEAGTISDREEAETTSGREEGRTISGREEAGTISDREEAETTSGREEGRTISDREEAETTSGREEGRTISGREEAGTISDREEAGTISDREEAETTSGREEGRTILGREEAETISGREEARAISGREEARAASGREEAGTISDREEAETTSGREEASTTSGREETETISGREEAGATSGREEAGTISGREEAETTSGREEASTTSGREEAETILGREEAGATSGREEARTISDREEAETISGREEADLLAVNETEHGAFPGERTSMGTGRAWALEETCKGDQRWEVDEPREAEVSLFPEQTQALGTEGVLEAAREQRAGSEGEEGQGSEGLLGEGLEVQADQAEEEAPGRQDAETGASQASLQEVVQAEEAKQPEESCWAAEAELLQDEVAKEAEGAADSEKTPEARPQEFSRERGEEEAQMGVEALEAEWGGLEHEVTENQEPELVGGPQAPGEQPEGGQVGQEELWSIPAPGKEETERILEEYSRNAGDVEPNSSVVEAWGNSQRRDEERGNSQEEDEDAEDGMEEAVGGQAVAEAERGRESAPPDILEAAEECVTAKEAWHGAEEGEALGAENQGLGGGHGPAAGTSPSPGESDAGDTREGEGEAVVPWGADRTFRSGWRLQDSKDTEANSLAAQNVEDRAALDGRAPGAGEGPEREAREAGGRGWDSEGRAESGGGEELVEAAEGEKRGWQEFGLEGSAEKGVPGRGGQVEAFEATEGEPDREQVEPGAFAVAEESCGLVDVTSGFQAWRAEGLPGGQILWEEKAGGWQVREQGPGGEGQPGDQPPEGEAQRPLDMEDVQDQKAEAENDPEGLEDMQVQEDQWTNQDLAEAEPGPCSEAAGSAAGDAHGTWSEARLPGSRLDVSIPRSRVFLSRSASQRRSRPSFRRSLAPEQQEEPPSPPPEEELPASEQRLLQPENTPEPSPPRSEGTPLPARRRPLGQGFGLGHPGMMQELRARLGQPKTQ; encoded by the exons ATGTGCACCCATTTCCCAGCCTGGACTGGAAGCAGCTGTGGGCATTACGGAAAGTGGGCAGGGCTTGGGGTGGGGATGTGTGAGGGAGAGACAGGGGAAGAGGAAGTGTCTTGGGTCCTGGGGAAGCCTGGCTTGTCTTGGTGGGTGGGGACGGTCACTGTCAGCCTTCTGGAcacacagacagagacagacaggatGGATTTCCTCCGGCTACATCTCCCTGGGCTGCATCAGGCCTTGAGGGGGGCACTG GATTCTTTCAGCACCTTTGTCTCCTACCTTCTAGGAGATGAAGTCCCCacagcagagaggagggaggcatGGGCAGCGGAAGAACTGGGGGAAGTGGCTGCAGGAAGGCTGGGGAGGATGGTAGAGGAGGAAGCCCAGGAGGCCCTGGAGGGCCTTGGAGGCAGCCAaagcaagggggagagagggctCAGAGGCACTGGAGAGGCTGGAAGATGCCCAGAGGGAAGCTCGGCTACCGAAcagacctggggtgggggagaaggcagCTCCCATGGGGCTCAAGCAGATAGGCAGGACActggggcctgggaggcagccaAGGCCACCAGATGCCAGGAGTTCAGTGTCCCCTTGGAGGCCAGAAAGAAGCCTGAGGCAGGTTCTGAGGCTGGTCGAGACAGGAGGAGCCAATCCCAGGAGAGCCAGAAGGCTGATGAGCAGGAAGTGAACAGAAAGGAGACACCGAGAACCTGGgaatgggaggaagaggaagagttcAGAGCAGCAGAGCCAGGGGTGGCCAGAGGGGCGGAGTCAGAGTGGACCTGGCATAAGGAGCCTGAGGGGAAGGCCGGTGCTGATGGGCAAAAGGTGGCGGGGGATGACGATGGGTCAGAGCAGGTGGTCAAGGAGGCAGCTGCAGAGGAGGTCCGGgggcctggggacagaggggcTGGAAGGGAAGAAGAGGTGGTTGTGGTGAGCGGTGGCCAAAGCACAAGGGCACAGGGGAcacaggaggcaggggcagaaTCTGAGGATGGGGGAACCTCAGGCAGGGAGGAGCCTGGGACAATCTCAAGCAGAGAGGAGGCCGGAGCAACCTTGGGCAGAGAAGAGGCTGGGGAAACCTCGGGCAGAGAGGAGGCCGGGACAATCTCGgacagagaggaggctgggacAATCTCGGACAGAGAGGAGGCTGAGACAACCTcaggcagagaggagggcaggacAATCTCGGGCAGGGAGGAGGCCGGGACAATCTCGGACAGAGAGGAGGCTGAGACAACCTcaggcagagaggagggcaggacAATCTCGGACAGAGAGGAGGCTGAGACAACCTcaggcagagaggagggcaggacAATCTCGGGCAGGGAGGAGGCCGGGACAATCTCGGACAGAGAGGAGGCCGGGACAATCTCGGACAGAGAGGAGGCTGAGACAACCTcaggcagagaggagggcaggacaatcttgggcagggaggaggccgAGACAATCTCGGGCAGAGAGGAGGCCAGGGCAATCTCGGGCAGAGAAGAGGCCAGGGCAGCTTCgggcagagaggaggctgggacAATCTCGGACAGAGAGGAGGCTGAGACAACCTCCGGCAGAGAGGAAGCCAGTACAACCTCAGGCAGAGAGGAGACTGAGACAATCTCAGGCAGAGAAGAGGCCGGGGCAACCTCgggcagagaggaggctgggacAATCTcgggcagggaggaggctgagacAACCTCCGGCAGAGAGGAGGCCAGTACAACCTCAGGCAGAGAGGAGGCCGAGACAATCTTGGGCAGAGAAGAGGCCGGGGCAACCTCGGGCAGAGAGGAGGCTAGGACAATCTCGGACAGAGAGGAGGCTGAGACAATCTcgggcagggaggaggctgacCTTCTCGCAGTCAACGAGACAGAACATGGGGCATTCCCAGGAGAAAGGACCTCCATGGGGACTGGGAGAGCCTGGGCCCTAGAGGAGACCTGCAAGGGAGACCAGAGGTGGGAGGTGGATgagcccagagaggctgaggTGAGCCTGTTCCCCGAACAGACACAGGCCCTGGGAACTGAGGGAGTGTTAGAAGCAGCTagggagcagagagcagggagcgagggtgaggaaggccaggggtcagaggggctgctgggggagggcCTGGAGGTCCAGGCAGATCAAGCTGAGGAAGAAGCCCCAGGGAGGCAAGATGCAGAGACTGGGGCCTCTCAAGCCAGCCTCCAGGAGGTGGTGCAGGCAGAGGAAGCCAAGCAGCCTGAGGAAAGTTGCTGGGCCGCAGAGGCTGAGCTGCTCCAGGACGAAGTGGCAAAAGAGGCTGAAGGTGCAGCTGACTCGGAGAAAACCCCAGAGGCCAGGCCCCAGGAGttcagcagggagaggggagaggaggaggctcAGATGGGGGTAGAAGCACTGGAGGCAGAGTGGGGGGGCCTTGAGCACGAGGTCACAGAAAACCAAGAACCTGAGCTGGTAGGAggtccccaggccccaggggagcaacctgagggagggcaggtgggTCAGGAAGAGCTCTGGAGTATTCCAGCCCCGGgcaaggaagagacagagaggatCCTGGAGGAATATTCTAGGAATGCAGGGGATGTCGAGCCCAATAGCTCAGTGGTGGAAGCCTGGGGAAACAGCCAAAGAAGGGATGAGGAGAGAGGGAATTCCCAGGAGGAAGATGAGGATGCTGAGGATGGGATGGAGGAGGCTGTGGGAGGccaggctgtggctgaggctgaaAGAGGCCGAGAATCTGCGCCACCAGACATCCTGGAGGCAGCCGAGGAGTGCGTGACAGCAAAGGAAGCCTGGCACGGAGCAGAGGAGGGCGAGGCCCTGGGAGCAGAGAACCAGGGGCTGGGTGGAgggcatgggccagcagcaggGACCAGCCCGTCCCCAGGAGAGTCAGATGCTGGAGAtaccagggagggggagggggaggcggtcGTGCCCTGGGGGGCAGACAGAACATTCAGGAGTGGCTGGAGGCTCCAGGACAGCAAGGACACGGAGGCAAATTCTTTGGCTGCCCAGAATGTGGAGGACAGGGCCGCTTTGGATGGAAGAGcgcctggggctggggaagggcctgaaagagaggccagggaagcaGGTGGGAGAGGCTGGGACTCCGAAGGGAGAGCGGAATCTGGTGGAGGTGAAGAGctggtggaggctgcagagggTGAGAAGCGAGGCTGGCAGGAGTTTGGCCTGGAGGGCTCCGCAGAGAAGGGGGTGCCTGGCAGGGGTGGCCAAGTAGAGGCTTTTGAGGCCACGGAGGGCGAGCCTGACCGGGAGCAGGTGGAGCCTGGGGCGTTTGCAGTGGCAGAAGAAAGCTGTGGGCTGGTGGATGTTACTTCAGGCTTCCAGGCGTGGAGGGCAGAGGGCCTCCCAGGAGGCCAGATACTCTGGGAAGAAAAGGCTGGGGGCTGGCAAGTGAGGGAACAGGGGCCAGGTGGTGAGGGGCAGCCTGGGGACCAGCCCCCTGAGGGAGAGGCACAAAGACCTCTTGACATGGAGGATGTCCAAGACCAAAAGGCAGAGGCTGAGAATGATCCAGAAGGCCTGGAGGATATGCAAGTCCAAGAGGACCAGTGGACAAACCAGGACCTTGCAGAGGCCGAGCCTGGACCGTGTAGCGAGGCTGCAGGGAGCGCCGCAGGGGATGCTCACGGCACCTGGAGTGAG GCCCGGCTCCCTGGGTCTCGCCTGGATGTCTCCATCCCGAGGAGCCGGGTCTTTCTCTCCCGAAGCGCCTCACAGCGCCGCTCCCGGCCCTCTTTCCGGCGGTCCCTGGCCCCCGAGCAGCAGGAGGAGCCTCCCAGCCCCCCACCAGAAGAGGAGCTGCCAGCCTCCGAGCAGAGACTTCTCCAGCCAGAGAACACCCCAGAGCCAAGCCCCCCAAGGTCCGAAGGGACCCCGTTGCCAGCTAGGAGAAGGCCCCTGGGACAGGG GTTTGGCCTCGGGCATCCCGGCATGATGCAGGAACTGCgggccaggctgggccagccAAAGACCCAGTGA
- the CLN3 gene encoding battenin isoform X1, with amino-acid sequence MEPGVRAVARRARVQRRSRSWDRQWGVDPSHLSQPLIRPIRANSELSLTLDPSGDLNLMPWEAARARGSAFRIRRDRQGAHWKNAVGFWLLGLCNNFSYVVMLSAAHDILSHQRAPGNQSHVDPDPTPTPHNSTSRFDCNSVSTAAVLLADILPTLIIKLLAPLGLHLLPYSPRVLTSGICAAGSFILVAFSHSVATSLCGVVLASISSGLGEVTFLSLTSFYPRTVISWWSSGTGGAGLLGALSYLGLTQAGLSPQHTLLSMLGIPALMLASYFLLLTSPGSQDPGGEEEAETAARQPLINSEAPELKPGSGSHLSLQERWTVFKGLLHYIVPLVLVYFAEYFINQGLFELLFFRNTFLSHAQQYRWYQMLYQAGVFASRSSLRCCHIHHTWALALLQCLNLAFLLADVWLSFLPSIYLVFLIILYEGLLGGAAYVNTFHNIALETSDEHREFAMATACISDTLGISLSGLLALPLHDFLCRLS; translated from the exons ATGGAGCCCGGGGTTAGGGCCGTGGCTCGCCGGGCGCGAGTGCAGCGGAGAAGCCGGAGCTGGGACCGGCAGTGGGGCGTTGATCCTTCTCACCTGTCACAGCCCCTCATCCGCCCCATCAGGGCCAACTCTGAACTCTCGCTGACTCTGGACCCTTCGGGGGACCTCAACTTGATGCCATGGGAGGCTGCGCGGGCTCGCGGCAGCGCCTTTCGGATTCGGAGG GACCGTCAGGGCGCCCATTGGAAGAACGCGGTGGGCTTCTG GCTCCTGGGCCTCTGCAACAACTTCTCTTATGTGGTGATGCTCAGTGCTGCCCACGACATCCTTAGTCACCAGAGAGCACCTGGGAACCAGAGCCAC GTGGACCCAGACCCAACACCCACCCCTCATAACAGCACATCTCGATTTGACTGTAACTCTGTCTCCACGGCT GCGGTGCTCCTGGCAGACATCCTTCCCACCCTCATCATCAAATTGCTGGCTCCTCTTGGCCTCCATCTGCTGCCCTACag CCCCCGGGTTCTCACCAGTGGGATCTGTGCCGCTGGAAGCTTCATCTTGGTCGCCTTCTCTCATTCGGTGGCAACCAGCCTGTGTG GTGTGGTCTTGGCTAGCATCTCTTCAGGTCTGGGGGAGGTCACCTtcctctccctcacctccttctaCCCCAG GACCGTGATCTCCTGGTGGTCCTCGGGTACTGGGGGAGCCGGGCTACTGGGGGCATTGTCCTACCTGGGCCTCACCCAGGCCGGCCTCTCCCCCCAGCACACCTTGCTGTCCATGCTGGGTATCCCCGCCCTGATGCTAGCCAG CTATTTCCTGTTGCTCACGTCTCCTGGGTCCCAGGACcctggaggggaagaggaggcagagacagCAGCCCGGCAGCCCCTGATAAATAGCGAGGCCCCCGAGTTGAAGCCAG GCTCCGGCTCACACCTGTCCCTTCAGGAAAGGTGGACTGTGTTCAAG GGCCTGCTGCATTACATCGTCCCCCTGGTGCTGGTTTACTTTGCTGAGTATTTCATCAACCAGGGCCTT TTTGAACTCCTCTTCTTCCGGAACACGTTCCTGAGTCATGCTCAACAGTACCGCTG GTACCAGATGCTATACCAGGCTGGCGTCTTTGCCTCCCGCTCCTCTCTCCGCTGCTGTCACATCCACCACACATGGGCCCTGGCCTTGCTACAG TGCCTCAACCTGGCCTTCCTGCTGGCGGACGTGTGGCTGAGCTTCCTGCCCAGCATCTACCTCGTCTTCCTGATCATTCTGTATGAGGGGCTCCTGGGAGGAGCGGCCTACGTGAACACCTTTCACAATATTGCCCTGGAG ACCAGTGATGAGCATCGGGAATTTGCCATGGCAACCGCCTGTATCTCCGACACCTTGGGGATCTCGCTCTCAGggctcctggccctgcctctgcaCGACTTCCTCTGCCGCCTCTCCTGA
- the CLN3 gene encoding battenin isoform X3: MPWEAARARGSAFRIRRDRQGAHWKNAVGFWLLGLCNNFSYVVMLSAAHDILSHQRAPGNQSHVDPDPTPTPHNSTSRFDCNSVSTAAVLLADILPTLIIKLLAPLGLHLLPYSPRVLTSGICAAGSFILVAFSHSVATSLCGVVLASISSGLGEVTFLSLTSFYPRTVISWWSSGTGGAGLLGALSYLGLTQAGLSPQHTLLSMLGIPALMLASYFLLLTSPGSQDPGGEEEAETAARQPLINSEAPELKPGSGSHLSLQERWTVFKGLLHYIVPLVLVYFAEYFINQGLFELLFFRNTFLSHAQQYRWYQMLYQAGVFASRSSLRCCHIHHTWALALLQCLNLAFLLADVWLSFLPSIYLVFLIILYEGLLGGAAYVNTFHNIALETSDEHREFAMATACISDTLGISLSGLLALPLHDFLCRLS, translated from the exons ATGCCATGGGAGGCTGCGCGGGCTCGCGGCAGCGCCTTTCGGATTCGGAGG GACCGTCAGGGCGCCCATTGGAAGAACGCGGTGGGCTTCTG GCTCCTGGGCCTCTGCAACAACTTCTCTTATGTGGTGATGCTCAGTGCTGCCCACGACATCCTTAGTCACCAGAGAGCACCTGGGAACCAGAGCCAC GTGGACCCAGACCCAACACCCACCCCTCATAACAGCACATCTCGATTTGACTGTAACTCTGTCTCCACGGCT GCGGTGCTCCTGGCAGACATCCTTCCCACCCTCATCATCAAATTGCTGGCTCCTCTTGGCCTCCATCTGCTGCCCTACag CCCCCGGGTTCTCACCAGTGGGATCTGTGCCGCTGGAAGCTTCATCTTGGTCGCCTTCTCTCATTCGGTGGCAACCAGCCTGTGTG GTGTGGTCTTGGCTAGCATCTCTTCAGGTCTGGGGGAGGTCACCTtcctctccctcacctccttctaCCCCAG GACCGTGATCTCCTGGTGGTCCTCGGGTACTGGGGGAGCCGGGCTACTGGGGGCATTGTCCTACCTGGGCCTCACCCAGGCCGGCCTCTCCCCCCAGCACACCTTGCTGTCCATGCTGGGTATCCCCGCCCTGATGCTAGCCAG CTATTTCCTGTTGCTCACGTCTCCTGGGTCCCAGGACcctggaggggaagaggaggcagagacagCAGCCCGGCAGCCCCTGATAAATAGCGAGGCCCCCGAGTTGAAGCCAG GCTCCGGCTCACACCTGTCCCTTCAGGAAAGGTGGACTGTGTTCAAG GGCCTGCTGCATTACATCGTCCCCCTGGTGCTGGTTTACTTTGCTGAGTATTTCATCAACCAGGGCCTT TTTGAACTCCTCTTCTTCCGGAACACGTTCCTGAGTCATGCTCAACAGTACCGCTG GTACCAGATGCTATACCAGGCTGGCGTCTTTGCCTCCCGCTCCTCTCTCCGCTGCTGTCACATCCACCACACATGGGCCCTGGCCTTGCTACAG TGCCTCAACCTGGCCTTCCTGCTGGCGGACGTGTGGCTGAGCTTCCTGCCCAGCATCTACCTCGTCTTCCTGATCATTCTGTATGAGGGGCTCCTGGGAGGAGCGGCCTACGTGAACACCTTTCACAATATTGCCCTGGAG ACCAGTGATGAGCATCGGGAATTTGCCATGGCAACCGCCTGTATCTCCGACACCTTGGGGATCTCGCTCTCAGggctcctggccctgcctctgcaCGACTTCCTCTGCCGCCTCTCCTGA
- the CLN3 gene encoding battenin (The RefSeq protein has 1 substitution compared to this genomic sequence), with product MGGCAGSRQRLSDSEGEETDPAPRPPLQDRQGAHWKNAVGFWLLGLCNNFSYVVMLSAAHDILSHQRAPGNQSHVDPDPTPTPHNSTSRFDCNSVSTAAVLLADILPTLIIKLLAPLGLHLLPYSPRVLTSGICAAGSFILVAFSHSVATSLCGVVLASISSGLGEVTFLSLTSFYPRTVISWWSSGTGGAGLLGALSYLGLTQAGLSPQHTLLSMLGIPALMLASYFLLLTSPGSQDPGGEEEAETAARQPLINSEAPELKPGSGSHLSLQERWTVFKGLLHYIVPLVLVYFAEYFINQGLFELLFFRNTFLSHAQQYRWYQMLYQAGVFASRSSLRCCHIRHTWALALLQCLNLAFLLADVWLSFLPSIYLVFLIILYEGLLGGAAYVNTFHNIALETSDEHREFAMATACISDTLGISLSGLLALPLHDFLCRLS from the exons ATGGGAGGCTGCGCGGGCTCGCGGCAGCGCCTTTCGGATTCGGAGG GGGAGGAGACCGACCCGGCACCTCGGCCTCCTCTGCAGGACCGTCAGGGCGCCCATTGGAAGAACGCGGTGGGCTTCTG GCTCCTGGGCCTCTGCAACAACTTCTCTTATGTGGTGATGCTCAGTGCTGCCCACGACATCCTTAGTCACCAGAGAGCACCTGGGAACCAGAGCCAC GTGGACCCAGACCCAACACCCACCCCTCATAACAGCACATCTCGATTTGACTGTAACTCTGTCTCCACGGCT GCGGTGCTCCTGGCAGACATCCTTCCCACCCTCATCATCAAATTGCTGGCTCCTCTTGGCCTCCATCTGCTGCCCTACag CCCCCGGGTTCTCACCAGTGGGATCTGTGCCGCTGGAAGCTTCATCTTGGTCGCCTTCTCTCATTCGGTGGCAACCAGCCTGTGTG GTGTGGTCTTGGCTAGCATCTCTTCAGGTCTGGGGGAGGTCACCTtcctctccctcacctccttctaCCCCAG GACCGTGATCTCCTGGTGGTCCTCGGGTACTGGGGGAGCCGGGCTACTGGGGGCATTGTCCTACCTGGGCCTCACCCAGGCCGGCCTCTCCCCCCAGCACACCTTGCTGTCCATGCTGGGTATCCCCGCCCTGATGCTAGCCAG CTATTTCCTGTTGCTCACGTCTCCTGGGTCCCAGGACcctggaggggaagaggaggcagagacagCAGCCCGGCAGCCCCTGATAAATAGCGAGGCCCCCGAGTTGAAGCCAG GCTCCGGCTCACACCTGTCCCTTCAGGAAAGGTGGACTGTGTTCAAG GGCCTGCTGCATTACATCGTCCCCCTGGTGCTGGTTTACTTTGCTGAGTATTTCATCAACCAGGGCCTT TTTGAACTCCTCTTCTTCCGGAACACGTTCCTGAGTCATGCTCAACAGTACCGCTG GTACCAGATGCTATACCAGGCTGGCGTCTTTGCCTCCCGCTCCTCTCTCCGCTGCTGTCACATCCACCACACATGGGCCCTGGCCTTGCTACAG TGCCTCAACCTGGCCTTCCTGCTGGCGGACGTGTGGCTGAGCTTCCTGCCCAGCATCTACCTCGTCTTCCTGATCATTCTGTATGAGGGGCTCCTGGGAGGAGCGGCCTACGTGAACACCTTTCACAATATTGCCCTGGAG ACCAGTGATGAGCATCGGGAATTTGCCATGGCAACCGCCTGTATCTCCGACACCTTGGGGATCTCGCTCTCAGggctcctggccctgcctctgcaCGACTTCCTCTGCCGCCTCTCCTGA
- the CLN3 gene encoding battenin isoform X2 — MGGCAGSRQRLSDSEGEETDPAPRPPLQDRQGAHWKNAVGFWLLGLCNNFSYVVMLSAAHDILSHQRAPGNQSHVDPDPTPTPHNSTSRFDCNSVSTAAVLLADILPTLIIKLLAPLGLHLLPYSPRVLTSGICAAGSFILVAFSHSVATSLCGVVLASISSGLGEVTFLSLTSFYPRTVISWWSSGTGGAGLLGALSYLGLTQAGLSPQHTLLSMLGIPALMLASYFLLLTSPGSQDPGGEEEAETAARQPLINSEAPELKPGSGSHLSLQERWTVFKGLLHYIVPLVLVYFAEYFINQGLFELLFFRNTFLSHAQQYRWYQMLYQAGVFASRSSLRCCHIHHTWALALLQCLNLAFLLADVWLSFLPSIYLVFLIILYEGLLGGAAYVNTFHNIALETSDEHREFAMATACISDTLGISLSGLLALPLHDFLCRLS; from the exons ATGGGAGGCTGCGCGGGCTCGCGGCAGCGCCTTTCGGATTCGGAGG GGGAGGAGACCGACCCGGCACCTCGGCCTCCTCTGCAGGACCGTCAGGGCGCCCATTGGAAGAACGCGGTGGGCTTCTG GCTCCTGGGCCTCTGCAACAACTTCTCTTATGTGGTGATGCTCAGTGCTGCCCACGACATCCTTAGTCACCAGAGAGCACCTGGGAACCAGAGCCAC GTGGACCCAGACCCAACACCCACCCCTCATAACAGCACATCTCGATTTGACTGTAACTCTGTCTCCACGGCT GCGGTGCTCCTGGCAGACATCCTTCCCACCCTCATCATCAAATTGCTGGCTCCTCTTGGCCTCCATCTGCTGCCCTACag CCCCCGGGTTCTCACCAGTGGGATCTGTGCCGCTGGAAGCTTCATCTTGGTCGCCTTCTCTCATTCGGTGGCAACCAGCCTGTGTG GTGTGGTCTTGGCTAGCATCTCTTCAGGTCTGGGGGAGGTCACCTtcctctccctcacctccttctaCCCCAG GACCGTGATCTCCTGGTGGTCCTCGGGTACTGGGGGAGCCGGGCTACTGGGGGCATTGTCCTACCTGGGCCTCACCCAGGCCGGCCTCTCCCCCCAGCACACCTTGCTGTCCATGCTGGGTATCCCCGCCCTGATGCTAGCCAG CTATTTCCTGTTGCTCACGTCTCCTGGGTCCCAGGACcctggaggggaagaggaggcagagacagCAGCCCGGCAGCCCCTGATAAATAGCGAGGCCCCCGAGTTGAAGCCAG GCTCCGGCTCACACCTGTCCCTTCAGGAAAGGTGGACTGTGTTCAAG GGCCTGCTGCATTACATCGTCCCCCTGGTGCTGGTTTACTTTGCTGAGTATTTCATCAACCAGGGCCTT TTTGAACTCCTCTTCTTCCGGAACACGTTCCTGAGTCATGCTCAACAGTACCGCTG GTACCAGATGCTATACCAGGCTGGCGTCTTTGCCTCCCGCTCCTCTCTCCGCTGCTGTCACATCCACCACACATGGGCCCTGGCCTTGCTACAG TGCCTCAACCTGGCCTTCCTGCTGGCGGACGTGTGGCTGAGCTTCCTGCCCAGCATCTACCTCGTCTTCCTGATCATTCTGTATGAGGGGCTCCTGGGAGGAGCGGCCTACGTGAACACCTTTCACAATATTGCCCTGGAG ACCAGTGATGAGCATCGGGAATTTGCCATGGCAACCGCCTGTATCTCCGACACCTTGGGGATCTCGCTCTCAGggctcctggccctgcctctgcaCGACTTCCTCTGCCGCCTCTCCTGA